The window TCACCGTCTCCATGGACGTACGGATCGACACCGCCCAGAGCACGCCCTACTTCCTCTACGGCTTCGGCAACACCAGCGCGGGCAGCGGCAACGGCTACCTGTTCACCACCGGCAACTCCTTCCGCACCTCCCTCGCCACGGGCAACTGGTCGACCGAGCAGACCACCAAGCCCTCCGACTCCCACAACCTGACCCGCGGAGTGTGGAAGCACATCACCTACGCCCAGACCGGCTCCACGGGCGTGCTCTACGAGGACGGCGTCGAGGTCGGCCGCAACACCTCGGTCACCACCACGCCCGGCGCCATCGGCTCCGGCACCACCAAGGCCAACTACATCGGCAAGTCCGTCTACGACGGCGACAAGCTCTTCAAGGGCCGGATACGCGACTTCCGTGTGTACGACCGGGCACTGGACGGCTCGGAGGTCGAGCAGCTCTCCCTCCCCGTCGCCACCCAGGGCGTCGCCGACGACAAGGACGCCCTCAGCCTCGGCGACACCAGCGGCGTCACCTCCGACCTGGACCTGCCGAAGACCGGCCCGGCCGGCGGCTCCGTCATCAGCTGGGACAGCGACAACCCGTCCGTGGTGTCCGGCACCGGCAAGGTGACCCGCCCCGAGGCCGGTTCACCGGACGGCCGGGCCACGCTCACGGCGACCCTGAAGAAGGGCGCCGTGACCGGCACCAAGCCCTTCGACGTCACGGTCCGGCCGGCGCTCGACGACGCCGCCGCCACCCGCGAGGCCGCCGAGGCGCTCACGGTCCACAATCTCGACGACGCACGCGGCAACCTCACCCTGCCCAAGAGCGGCATGTACGGCACGTCCGTCACCTGGTCCTCCGCGAAGCCGGACGTCGTCTCCGCCGACGGCGGGGTCCACCGCCCCGCGCACGGCGACGGCGCCACCACCGTCGAACTGACCGCCACCGTCGCCAAGGGCGACGCCAAGGCGTCCCGCGTCATGACGGCCAAGGTGCCCGAACTGCCCGCGGACGCGGCCCTCAAGGGCTACATGTTCAGCTACTTCACCGGCGAGGGCACCTCGGACGGCGAACAGCTCTACGCCGCCCTCAGCAAGGGCGACGACCCGCTGCACTGGCGTGAACTGAACGACGGCAAGCCGGTCCTCACCTCCACGCTCGGCGAGAAGGGCCTGCGCGACCCCTTCATCATCCGCTCCCCGGAGGGTGACAAGTTCTACCAGATCGCCACCGACCTCAGGATCTACGGCAACGGCGACTGGGACGCCTCCCAGCGCACCGGCAGCAAGTCCATCATGGTCTGGGAGTCCACCGACCTGGTGCACTGGACGAACCAGCGCCTGGTCAAGGTCTCACCCGACAGCGCGGGCAACACCTGGGCGCCGGAGGCGTTCTACGACGCCGAGCGCGGCGAGTACGTCGTCTTCTGGGCGTCGAAGCTGTACGACAACGCCGACCACTCAGGTGACACGTACAACCGCATGATGTACGCCACCACCCGCGATTTCCACACCTTCAGCGAACCCAAGGTCTGGATCGACCGCGGCTACTCGGTCATCGACTCCACGATGATCCGGCACGACGGCACGTACTACCGCCTGTCCAAGGACGAGCGGAACAACTCCTCCTCCACCCCCAACAGCAAGTTCATCTTCCAGGAGAAGAGCGACTCGATCCTGAACCCGTCCTGGACCCCGGTCGCCGAGGGCATCGGCAAGGGCGCCATGAACGCCGCCGAGGGACCGCTGGTGTTCAAGTCCAACACCGAGGAGAAGTGGTACGCCTTCCTCGACGAGTTCGGCGGCCGCGGCTACATCCCCTTCGAGACCACCGACCTCGACTCCGGCACCTGGACCCCCTCCACCGGCTACGACCTGCCCGCCAAGCCCCGCCACGGCACCGTGCTGCCGGTCACCCAGGCCGAGTACGACCGGCTGCTGCGCGCCTACCAGCCCGACCAGATCGTGAAGAGCGTCGAGGACGTGTCGGTCAAGACCCGGGTCGGCGACGCCCCGGTCCTGCCGGCCACGGTGATCGCCGAGTACGCCGACGGCGTCAAGCGTCCGGTCGCGGTCACCTGGGAGGACGTACCGGCGTCGAAGTACGCCCAGGCCGGCACCTTCACCGTGACGGGCAGCCTGCCCGACGGCACCGCGATCCCCGTCCGGGCCGCCGTCACCGTGTCCGAGGAGGGACCGGACATCCCGGCCGACCTGCTCCTGCACTACGACTTCGACGAGACGGGCGGCAGCATCGCCCGCGACTCCAGCGGGCACGGCCACCACGGCACCTACGTCCGCACCCCCGACTTCGGCACCGGCGTCGAGGGCGGCTCGTTCAAGATGTCCGGCGACGCGTCGAGCTCGCCGTACGTGAAGATCCCGGGCGGGGTGCTGAAGGACGCCGACAGCGTGACGGTGTCGACGTACGCCAAGTGGAAGGGCGGCAGCAGCTTCCAGTGGCTGTTCGGGCTCGGCCCCGACAGCGACAAGTACCTGTTCGCCACCCCGTCCAACGGCGGCTCCAGCCTCTACTCGGCCATCACCAAGGCGAGTTGGTCGGCGGAGTCGAAGCTGACGGCCGGCTCCCAGCTCACGCCCGGCCAGTGGCGGCACGTCACGGTTACGCTGAACGGCGCCACCGGCGCGATGGTCCTCTACGCCGACGGCATCGAAGCGGCCCGCACGACGACCACCATCAAGCCCTCCGAGCTGTACAGCGCGGCCAAGGACTACAGCGGCTACATCGGCCGCTCCCTGTACGCGGCCGACCCCTACTTCGGCGGCGAGGTCGACGACTTCCGCGTCTACGACCGCGCCCTCACCGGCACCGAGGTCATGAAGCTCAGCGGCAACACGGCGGGCATCGCCAAGGTGACGCACCCGCAACTCAAGGTCGACGCGATGGTCGACAACGCGGGCGGCACCATCACCCTGCCGATGAAGAAGGGCACCGATCTCACCGCCCTGGCACCGGAGTTCACACTCGCCGAGGGCGCGACGATCAGCCCCGCCTCCGGCAGCGTGCGTGACTTCACCAAGCCGGTGACGTACGAAGTCACCGGGGCGGACGGCAAGAAGCGCACCTGGAAGGTCTCGGCGCTCATCATGAAGACCCCGGTCCTGCCGGGTCTGAACGCCGACCCGGACATCGAGCGCTTCGGCGACACCTTCTACATCTACCCGACGACCGACGGCTTCGAGGGCTGGAGCGGCACACAGTTCAAGGCCTACTCCTCCACGGACCTGGTCCACTGGAAGGACCACGGTGTCATCCTCGACCTGGGACCGGACGTCAGCTGGGCGGACAGCCGGGCCTGGGCGCCCACGATGACCGAGAAGGACGGCAAGTACTACTTCTACTTCTGCGCCGACGCCAACATCGGCGTCGCCGTGTCCGACTCACCCACCGG of the Streptomyces koelreuteriae genome contains:
- a CDS encoding family 43 glycosylhydrolase encodes the protein MTHVARFVRLRSRARRRAGQLAGLTAASMLLTLAGPTASAQATPEAPAAPAAEAADITDGLALWYKLDAGSGGTVTDASGNGRNGTVNGTADWSASGQGLAFNGSDTYIKVPDDVMKGMDAITVSMDVRIDTAQSTPYFLYGFGNTSAGSGNGYLFTTGNSFRTSLATGNWSTEQTTKPSDSHNLTRGVWKHITYAQTGSTGVLYEDGVEVGRNTSVTTTPGAIGSGTTKANYIGKSVYDGDKLFKGRIRDFRVYDRALDGSEVEQLSLPVATQGVADDKDALSLGDTSGVTSDLDLPKTGPAGGSVISWDSDNPSVVSGTGKVTRPEAGSPDGRATLTATLKKGAVTGTKPFDVTVRPALDDAAATREAAEALTVHNLDDARGNLTLPKSGMYGTSVTWSSAKPDVVSADGGVHRPAHGDGATTVELTATVAKGDAKASRVMTAKVPELPADAALKGYMFSYFTGEGTSDGEQLYAALSKGDDPLHWRELNDGKPVLTSTLGEKGLRDPFIIRSPEGDKFYQIATDLRIYGNGDWDASQRTGSKSIMVWESTDLVHWTNQRLVKVSPDSAGNTWAPEAFYDAERGEYVVFWASKLYDNADHSGDTYNRMMYATTRDFHTFSEPKVWIDRGYSVIDSTMIRHDGTYYRLSKDERNNSSSTPNSKFIFQEKSDSILNPSWTPVAEGIGKGAMNAAEGPLVFKSNTEEKWYAFLDEFGGRGYIPFETTDLDSGTWTPSTGYDLPAKPRHGTVLPVTQAEYDRLLRAYQPDQIVKSVEDVSVKTRVGDAPVLPATVIAEYADGVKRPVAVTWEDVPASKYAQAGTFTVTGSLPDGTAIPVRAAVTVSEEGPDIPADLLLHYDFDETGGSIARDSSGHGHHGTYVRTPDFGTGVEGGSFKMSGDASSSPYVKIPGGVLKDADSVTVSTYAKWKGGSSFQWLFGLGPDSDKYLFATPSNGGSSLYSAITKASWSAESKLTAGSQLTPGQWRHVTVTLNGATGAMVLYADGIEAARTTTTIKPSELYSAAKDYSGYIGRSLYAADPYFGGEVDDFRVYDRALTGTEVMKLSGNTAGIAKVTHPQLKVDAMVDNAGGTITLPMKKGTDLTALAPEFTLAEGATISPASGSVRDFTKPVTYEVTGADGKKRTWKVSALIMKTPVLPGLNADPDIERFGDTFYIYPTTDGFEGWSGTQFKAYSSTDLVHWKDHGVILDLGPDVSWADSRAWAPTMTEKDGKYYFYFCADANIGVAVSDSPTGPFKDALGKPLLKAGDFRGQMIDPAVFTDDDGKKYLYWGNGRAYVVPLGDDMTSLDTSKVTDITPSGYNEGTFVIKRKSTYYFMWSENDTRDENYRVAYATGPSPTGPWTKQGVILEKDLSLGIKGPGHHSVVHVPNTDDWYIAYHRFAIPGGDGTHRETTIDRLEFDSDGLIEKVVPTLGGIDPVTVVHAGPDATGTEGEPITLTGSVTGAGTPEWTVQDGAPCTVKTPTAARTTLTCTDDGTFRVTLTGGRGTDTATVKVANAAPTLTSAKGPGSPLPVGRTAVVTASFDDPGTADRHTCTVDWKDGSRPTTGRITDSGCRATHVYDDAGIHRPVITVTDDDKGTATTTLPELIVHDRAAGPATGTGTLTSPAGAYPAKPGLTGKAAFTLRAQYRKGAATPTGKATFTFGPARLTLHSTGSDWLVVNNSQAVYQGTGTVGGKPGYTFRLTATDGPDTFHIKIWKKSTGDVLYDNQTGTRTKGTITIGNQRH